Genomic window (Chitinophagales bacterium):
AATCTGCAGATAAAACCAAACTCTATTGGATGATGAATATTTGTAGAGCAACTCACGAAGAAACAGACGAAGATTATAGTTGGTTTACCAAAACAACAACCAAAACTTGGGCACCATTATTTAGTGTACAATATGGAACATTAGATTTAGAAAATGGTACAGCGTCAGATTTTAAATTATTAGGCGATGCAGAAAAGAAAAAATTCTATTTATTTCCATCAAATAATGTAGTAGAATTAGGCAAATACATCATCTATTTATCAGAAACAGAAAAAGGAGATAAACTATTATTATCGAGAATGGATATTTCTCAATAATTTTTTTTATAAATATTTTTAAGTGTGAAGAGCAATCAATTTTGGTTGCTCTTTTTTATAGATTTTCATCAAAACACAATTATAAAAAGAACCTTAAAAAATACTATTTTTGATTATGCAATGGATTTCAAAACACAAAGAGTTTGTTCTACTAGTAGTGCTATTTTATATCTTCTTGTGTTTTTATGTACCAAAATGGGGACATTCTGGAGATATGTGGTTTTGGTTAGGTTGGTCTGAACATATCTTTGAAAATGGTTTGGCAAATGTATATACCAATAGCAATTGCGATTATATGCCTGGTTTTTTATATTTCTTAAAACTACACTGTTTGATACAAAAATCTACTACTAATATACAAGACAACTTATATACACTTAAATATTACATTCTTGTTTTTGATATATTAACTGCTTTGCTTATTTCAATCAAAGCAAAAACAAATGAAAAGCAAATAGTTTATTTCTTTTTAATTACATTAAATGTTGTTTTTTTATATAATACTTATGCTTGGTGCCAAGTAGACAGTATTTTCACTTTCTTTGGATTTTTGGCAATATTATTGGCTATACAAAACAAAATAGCTTGGAGTATAGTCTGTATTTGTATTTCCTTTAATTTTAAAGTACAAGCTATTGTATTTTTCCCTTTGTTATTTATGATTCTTGCTTATCAAATAAAGAACATAAAAGCAATTAGACAAATAGTTATAGGAATAATTGGAGCAATCATTGTTCAAACAATAATATTATTACCTTTTATATTAAATGGAACTGTAAATAAAGTGTGGCAAGTTTTAACAGGTTCAGTAGGTCATTATCAATCTGTTTCTTTAAATGCATTTAATTTTTGGTTTTTAGTGCTTCCTATAAATGCAGAACAAATGTTTAATTATTCAGACAAAACACTATTTTTAGGTTTTACTTTAAATCAAATTGGTTTTTTCCTATTTGCAACAAGTGTTTTTCTCGCTTGTTTTCCTTTTATCAAAATTATAATTGAAAATCTTTACAAGAAACAATATCAAAAAATAGATATCAATAAAATATTTATAATTGGAGCATTAATTCCACTATTGTTCTTCTATTTCAACACTCAAATGCACGAAAGATATAGTCATCCTGCAATGGTTTTTATTTTCTTATTTGCAATTAATCGTAAGAAATATTTTCCAATGATTTTATTTTCATTTGCTTATGGTCTAAATATGGAAAAAGTATTAAAACATTTAGCTTTAACTAATTATGAAACACTTGTTTTTCATCCAGTATTTATTTCTGTTTTATATTTAATATTAATTATATATCTATTTTATCAATTATACAAAAAAGAAACCAATGTGGTTAATCACTTAAACTTACAATTAAATGATTGAAAAATCAAAATATAATAAATTTTTAACTGCCTTGGTTTTTATATTAAGTCTTATTCCACTTTTTATGTTATTAGATAGTTGGTCTGTAAGAAAATGGGATGAAGTAAGAAATATAGTTCAGGCAATAGAAATGTATTACAATCATAATTGGTTAGTACCAACATTTCAAGTAGAACCAGACATGTGGAATACTAAACCTCCTTTGTTAATTTGGATTCAAGTTTTTTTATTTACGCTATTTAAACCAAGTCTTTTCTTAGCACGGTTGCCAAGTGCCTTATCTGGATTTTTAATTTTTGTAGTCATTTATCTGTTCTTTAAAAAATATTTTAAACAGCCAATAATTGGTTTGTTGGCAATACTTTTTTTAATATCATCACCAGCAATAATTAGATATCATGTTACAAGAACAGCAGACTATGATGCACTATTAACTTTACTAATGCTATGTTATGTCTTGTTTTTTTATCTCTACTACAAAACAAAAGCAAATAAATATTTGTATCTGTTTTTTTTAAGTTTAACACTTGCATCTCTTACAAAAGGCATTGCTGCACTTTTCTTTTTGCCTTCTATTTTTATTTTTTGTTTGATGAATAGTACTATTCTTGCCATTTTAAAAAACAAAGCATTTTATATTGGATTATGTTTCTTTGTGTTTTTCGCTTTTGGATATTATTTATTGAGAGAGCAAATAAATGAAGGTTATTTAAAAGCCATTTGGAATAATGAATTATTTGGACGATTTGCTGTTATCAACGAAGGACATAATGGAGGTTTTTTGTATTATGCATATTATTTTGTAAATAATTATTTTAAATCTTTTTATTTGTTTTTTATAGTTTCAATTCCTGTACTTTTATCTATTAAAGACAAAATAGAACAAAAGTTTTATCAATATATTATACTTAATATTTTTATGTTTTTTATAATTATTAGTATTTCTAAAACAAAAATAGAATGGTATGATGCTCCAATGTATCCATTAATTGCTATTTGTTGTGCTGCTTGTTTATCTATTTTACTTAATAAACTTAATGTTCTTATCAATATAAAAGGACTAAGTATTGGTATTGTACTGGCAATATTTTTAATTCCTTATGTAAATTTTAATACTAGTATTTTTAAAACCGTAAAAGAACAAACCGATGATTATGAACAATTGAATGGTTATTTTTTACACAAACATTATAAAAAAGATGCACAATATCTTAACAATATATATATAGAAAATTTAGTGCATGAATATAATGCAGATGCCTATTTTTATCAATATTATTTACAACATGAAAAACAAATAAAGATAAATTTATTCTCGCACAATGATACTTCTATGGTAAAAGAAAATAGAAAAATTGCTACAGCAAATGAAGCTACAAAAAAATATATAGAAGAAAATTATACTTATAAAGCCATTGATTCACTAGCTCAGATAAAAGTATATTTAATTGGTAACAAAATTATCAATAAGTAATTGGTTGGCTATTTATCCATTGAAATAAAAAATAGATATGAAGTATTGCAAAACAAAATGCCAAACTATATACTACCATTTTATTTTTAGTTTGAATGTAGGAATACATTACTAAATACACAGGAATTAAAATACTTACATATCTTGTAATACTTGTAACAGAACCAGCACTTAATGGAATTAAAATGGTTGTCCAAATTAAAAAATGAGTTGTCCAAGAGTATTTCTTAAAAGTTAAAATCACAAATGCTATAAAAATAGTAATATATATAGAATTAAATTGATTCATTAAGTCACCTTTTCTAAATAAAGCCAACAAAGGAAATATGCGTTCTTTTTCCCAACCTTTTTGTGCTGTAGCAAAAGCAAAATAATTGCCTGTGTATTGGTATTGATAGACTAAATATCCTACAAAAACAATTAAAGGAACAATGTATATCATTAATCTTTTTAATAATACCAGTTTGTTGTTTTTAATTGTAATAAAATATTTATTAATAGTATATAAAAATAGAAAAACAATAATTATAACTCCATTAGGTCTTGTTAAAATAATTAATGAAGAAAGAACAGCAAGCAATAATATTTTGTTTTTATCAATAGCCAATATGCTACTAATTATTAAAAACAAAAATAAAGCTTCAGTGTAGTAAACATTATAGTGCAAATGCAAAGGAAACAACATAAATAATAGCGTAAATAAAAATGCATTATTTGTAGTAATTTTTGTTTTAGCATAATTAAATATTTGAAGAAAGCACAGTGTAGAAAATATACAAATTAATATAAACGACATTGGTTTAAATGCCATATTGAACAAAGAGCAATAACCTGCTGTGATTTTTGGAAGTAAAGGAAAAAAAGCCCAACTGCTTTGTACTAAACTTCCATCATGGTAACCTCCTAACTCCCATACTTCTGTAATATTAGGATATCCATACAATGCAATTTTTTCATACCAACCAGCATCATTCTTAAAAAAGACATCTAAGAAATTAGTATAATCTACAGAAACACTACACCAACCAAGCTGACTAAAAATATAAAACAATAAAACATATACTAACTTAATGAATAAAGATAGAATTATTATATAAATATAATATTTTCTATTCAAGATTTATTTTTTACTAGCATTTAATGCTTGTTCTATGTCTGCTTTAATGTCGTCTATATGTTCTAAACCAACTGACAAACGAATGGTACCTCCAAAAATTCCTGCTGCTTCTCTTACACTTTCGTCTATTTTACTGTGTGTAGTACTTGCAGGATGTGTAGCAATAGTTCTACAATCGCCAAGGTTAGCCGTATGCGAAAATAAATTTAAGCTATCTAAAAACTTTCGTCCTCTATCAATTCCACCTTTTACATCAAAAGTAACTACGCCTCCACCTTGTTTCATTTGCTTTTTTGCCAACTCATATTGAGGATGCGATGGCAAAAACGGATAGTTTACTTTTTCTATTTCGTTATGCGTTTCTAACCATGTTGCTATAGCCAATGCATTACTACAATGTCTGTCCATACGAACAGCTAAAGTTTCTAAACTTTTACTCAACACCCAAGCATTAAACGGCGACATTGCTGGTCCTGTTTGTCTACAAAATGCTCTTACTTCTTTTATAATTTCTTTAGATGACAATACTACACCACCAACAACTCTACCTTGTCCGTCTATAAATTTCGTGGCACTATGCGTAATGATGTCTGCACCATAATCTGCTGGATTTTGTAAATACGGCGTAGCAAAACAATTATCGATGTTTACCAATACACCATGTTTTTTACCTAATGCACACAAGAATTCTAAATCTATCAATACCAAACCTGGATTAGATGGTGTTTCTGCAAATATCATTTTGGTGTTTGGTTGTATTTGTGCTTCCCAAGTTGCTGGTTGGTTGATGTCAAAAAAAGAATGTTCAATTCCCCATTTTGGTAAATATTCTTTTAAGATTTTTGTAGTAGATGCAAACAATGCAGACGATGCTAAAACATGGTCGCCTTGTTGTAAAAAAGGCATCATGCTTGCAAAAACAGCAGCCATTCCTGTAGCAGTACCAAAACCATCTTCGGTGTTTTCTAATACACACATTTTCTCTACGAACTCATTTACATTCGGATTAGAAAATCTTGAATAGATGTTGTCTTGAATTTCATCTGCAAACAATGCTCTTGCATGTTCAGCATCATCAAACACAAAAGAAGAAGTTAAATACAAAGGCACAGAATGCTCTCTAAAAGCTCTTTCGTGTTGTGTGCGGATGGCATTGGTTTCGAAATGATTGTACTTATTTGGCATGAATTACAATTTAATCTGTCAAATTTATAAAGGAATTTATAGATTAATGCCTTTTTTATTGTTTTTATATCGTTATATCCACGATAGCAAGTCTTTTCTTTATAATGACATTGGCAACATTAATAAAAAAGGCAATGCTTGGTTATAGTCTAACGCTGAATATTCTAATCCTAATAAACGAATATTTTTGTAATAGGTATTGTGTTGATTATAATACATTTTTTCGCTTTGTATTAACCACGCTTTGTCTCCTAGTTTTTGAGCTAAAAACCACTTTTCAAGCAGTCTTGCCGTTCTTCCATTTCCATCATTAAAAGGATGAATTTTTACAAAAACTAAATGAATGAATGAAGCAAAATAAAATACTTCTTCAATATTTAATTTAGCATTTAGTAATACAGTTATATCATCAAAAAAAAGGTTCATTTCAGTTTCTACTTTGTTAGGTAATGCTGCTACATACTCAATTTTTCCATCTGGTGTAGTAACATACATATTTTGCTTTCGATATTTACCTTGCCAATTTGTTGCAACTATATGTTTACTTAGCAACTTATGTGTTTCTAAAATATTTTCTTGATTGAGTTTATTGTTTTTTGCAAAGATATAAGCATTATATAAATCGTCAATTTTTTTGGTATAATCTGGCAAAAATTCAATCCCAAATTTTTTATGTTTTATATAACTATCTAATTCTATTTTTTCGCCTTCAATTTTACTACTATATACTGATGAAACAGACACATAAAAACTAAATGTATCTGTTGAAATTTCTGCATCTTCTAAGGTATCAAAAGCAGTTTGTAAAGTTTTTGGTACTTGCTTTATATAGGCATCAAGCAAATCTGTTGAAATTATTTGTAACTTTTGGCTCATTTAAAGATAGCGTATTAATTGCCTTTTTTATTCTACTTAAACTAGTAAATAATAACAAATGTAGGTATTTTTTAATTGCTTTAGTTTATACCAAAGTTACATTGAAAATAGACCAACATTATATATCGTTCCATACTGAATTTATTTCAGCATCTTCTAAAAACAGATTCCGAAATCTACCTGTTCGGCACCATGTCTACCGACAGGTAGAGACAGGCAAGTTCGGAAAAAATAGATCTGCTTTATAAATCAATTTGGTGTTAGATTGCTTATCAATCAAATAATGATGTTTGAATATTGTTTTGCTCAAAATCTAACAGCCATTTTTTTCGCCACAATTCACCTGCATAACCAACTAGCGTTCCGTTTTTTCCTATTACACGATGACAAGGAACGACAATAGCAATTGGATTATTTCCGTTGGCACTTCCTACTGCACGAA
Coding sequences:
- a CDS encoding glycosyltransferase family 39 protein, with protein sequence MIEKSKYNKFLTALVFILSLIPLFMLLDSWSVRKWDEVRNIVQAIEMYYNHNWLVPTFQVEPDMWNTKPPLLIWIQVFLFTLFKPSLFLARLPSALSGFLIFVVIYLFFKKYFKQPIIGLLAILFLISSPAIIRYHVTRTADYDALLTLLMLCYVLFFYLYYKTKANKYLYLFFLSLTLASLTKGIAALFFLPSIFIFCLMNSTILAILKNKAFYIGLCFFVFFAFGYYLLREQINEGYLKAIWNNELFGRFAVINEGHNGGFLYYAYYFVNNYFKSFYLFFIVSIPVLLSIKDKIEQKFYQYIILNIFMFFIIISISKTKIEWYDAPMYPLIAICCAACLSILLNKLNVLINIKGLSIGIVLAIFLIPYVNFNTSIFKTVKEQTDDYEQLNGYFLHKHYKKDAQYLNNIYIENLVHEYNADAYFYQYYLQHEKQIKINLFSHNDTSMVKENRKIATANEATKKYIEENYTYKAIDSLAQIKVYLIGNKIINK
- a CDS encoding aminotransferase class I/II-fold pyridoxal phosphate-dependent enzyme, with product MPNKYNHFETNAIRTQHERAFREHSVPLYLTSSFVFDDAEHARALFADEIQDNIYSRFSNPNVNEFVEKMCVLENTEDGFGTATGMAAVFASMMPFLQQGDHVLASSALFASTTKILKEYLPKWGIEHSFFDINQPATWEAQIQPNTKMIFAETPSNPGLVLIDLEFLCALGKKHGVLVNIDNCFATPYLQNPADYGADIITHSATKFIDGQGRVVGGVVLSSKEIIKEVRAFCRQTGPAMSPFNAWVLSKSLETLAVRMDRHCSNALAIATWLETHNEIEKVNYPFLPSHPQYELAKKQMKQGGGVVTFDVKGGIDRGRKFLDSLNLFSHTANLGDCRTIATHPASTTHSKIDESVREAAGIFGGTIRLSVGLEHIDDIKADIEQALNASKK
- a CDS encoding Fic family protein, which encodes MSQKLQIISTDLLDAYIKQVPKTLQTAFDTLEDAEISTDTFSFYVSVSSVYSSKIEGEKIELDSYIKHKKFGIEFLPDYTKKIDDLYNAYIFAKNNKLNQENILETHKLLSKHIVATNWQGKYRKQNMYVTTPDGKIEYVAALPNKVETEMNLFFDDITVLLNAKLNIEEVFYFASFIHLVFVKIHPFNDGNGRTARLLEKWFLAQKLGDKAWLIQSEKMYYNQHNTYYKNIRLLGLEYSALDYNQALPFLLMLPMSL